CCTTCAGATGCTACAGAAGCTGAAACAGATAAAAACGCTAGAAAATTCATCCAGCAGGTTCAAGGGAAGTCTTTCAACGATTTCGTGAATATTGCTAAGAAAGGAAACTTCCAGTTCACAAATCCTAAAGCGGCGAAGAGATTCGAAGGACAACTTCAGGGATTGGGTACTGAAAAAGATGGCGAGATCCTTACTTGGGCTTTTGATAAGAAAAGATCTAAAGGAGATACCGAATTATTCAATGTAGATGGAACAGGAGATAAAATTGTTGTATTCCTGAACGGAAAACAAGAAGCAGGTCTTGCTGATCCAGAATCTGTAAGAGATCAAATTGAAATAATTGTTAAAAATAAACTAGCTGCAAAACAAATTTCTGATAAAATTGCAGGAGCGAAAGCTTCAGGTTTAGATCAGATTGCTACATTGTTTGCTACTACAAAACAATCTGCTCAGGTAAATCTATTAAACCCTTCAGTAGCTGGAGCTATGGAGCCTAAAGTTGCTGGTGCGGCATTTGGTGTTGCAAAAGGTAAACTTTCTAACCCGGTTGAAGGAGGAACAGGAGTTTATGTACTGATCAAAAAATCAGAAACAGTAAACAAACAACCTGGTGATCTTAAACAATTTACTGAATCTATTTCTCAGAGAAATGCAGGCATGTTTGGCCAAGCTTGGTTGAAGAGTCTTCAGGATAACGCAGATATCGAGGACTATAGAATCGAGATCTGGAACAAGGTGGGAAATCAGCAATAATAAGAGATTCAAATCTATCAATATAAAAGCGACAATTTTTTTGTCGCTTTTTTTTGTATTTAACGCAGAACAATAAAGGAAAAGATTTATTTAAAATGTACTATATTTGCTTATTAGAAAAAAATTAGCAAGTGAAGTTCAGTAAAGAATTAAAAGCTGGTGTGATTGCACTTCTAGCTGTCGTAGGCTTTGTGGTGTTGTTTCAATTTATGAAAGGGAAAAGCCTTTTTACTACCGACAATATCTTTTACGCAAAATATGACAATGTGGAAGGCCTTGCGCAGTCTTCAGCGGTCTCTATCAACGGTCTTAAAGTAGGACAGGTTGATAAGATTATACCTCAAACAGGAAAGGATGGTAAAATCAGTTTTGTTGTAAAAATTACGGTTGATAACAAATTTGAATTTTCAAAAAACTCAACACTGGAAATTTTTGAACCGGGATTAATGTCCGGGAAAGAAATGAGAGTAAATTTGGTATACGGAGGAATTACAGCAAAAGATGGAGATACTCTGAAAGGAGCTTTCAAACTGGGAACATTGGGAAGTCTTTCTTCTCAGGTAGGCCCGGTAAAAGATCAATTGCAGGTAGTTCTTCATAGAGTAGACTCTTTGATGGCAAATGCCAATCTGCTTGTTGATGCACAAAACAGAGCTGAAGTAAAAGCTTTATTATCCAACCTTAACAAAACAGTAGGAGCATTACAAACAACTGCAGGAAATGTAAACAATCTTGTAGGGCATAATGATCCGAAACTGCAGAAAGTATTGGATGACGCAAGTCTTACTATGCAAAGTGGAAAGGTTACTTTGGATAAATACGGAAATCTAGCACAGAGCATTGATACAAAGCAATTAAATGCAACGATTGCTAATCTTGATGCTACTGTAGGAAAACTGAATCAGGTGATTGGCGGAATAGATAAAGGAGAAGGAAGTTTAGGGAAACTCATGAAAGATGATCAGTTGTACAATAATCTGAATTCAGCTTCTTCTAACCTGAATACATTAATCGAGGATATGAAAGCAAATCCTAAGAGATATATCAATTTTTCGGTTTTCGGTAAAAACAATAAAGACTAATACGCCTTATGCAGTACATCGATAACATTATTTTCCTGATTTTATTAGTGGCAGGATTTGGACTTTTTGCGAAGAGCCTGCTGAAGATCTATAGAAATATCAGGCTTGGTCACGAGATCAATAGAAACGATAAGAAATCTGAACGCTGGAGTACTATGGCTAGAGTGGCTATGGGACAAAGCAAAATGGTAAAACGTCCTATTGCTGGGGTTTTACACCTTTTCGTGTATGTAGGTTTTGTGATTATCAATATAGAACTTATTGAAATTATTGTTGATGGACTGTTTGGAACACATCGTTTCCTGGCGTCAGTTTTTGGAAGCGGATTCTATAGTTTCTTTACGGCAACCTTAGAAATTCTTGCCCTTCTTGTGGTAATAGGAGTGGTTGTATTTTTCATCAGAAGAAACTTTTATGGAGTTAAGAGATTAACAATGAAAGAACTTTTCGGATGGCCAAAACAAGATGCCAACTGGATTCTTATCATCGAGTTTGCTTTAATGATGGCGTTCTTTAAAATGAATGCGGCTGATTGGGTATTGCAGCAAAGAGGTGTACTGCCTGTGCTTGGAAGTTTCCCGATAAGTTCTTCAATTCTAGGGCCTATTTTGAGTAATTTCGGGGATGGATTTTTGCACTTTACAGAAAAAGGAGCTTGGTGGTTCCACTTTGTAGGGATTCTTTTCTTTATGAATTATCTTTACTATTCAAAACATTTGCACATTATCTTAGCTTTCCCAAGTACTTGGTATGCTAATCTTGATAAAAAAGGAAAATTCAACAATCTTGATTCTGTAACCAAAGAAATCAAATTGATGATGGATCCTAATGCAGATCCTTATGCTGCGCCAGCAGAGGGAGCTGAAGCTGATGCTCCTTCTAAATTTGGAGCAGAAGATATATTTGATCTGAATCAGGTACAATTGCTTAATGCCTATTCCTGTACAGAATGTGGACGTTGTACTTCTGTTTGTCCTGCTAATATTACAGGCAAAAATTGTCTCCGAGATTGATCTTAATGAAGACAAGAGACCGTTTGGAAGAAGTAGGAAAGAACATTGATAAAAACGGAAAATTTGTTGACGACGGTAAAAAGTTGTTGAATGACTATATCACTAAGGAAGAACTTTGGGCTTGTACTACATGTAATGCTTGTACAGATGCTTGTCCTGTATTGTTGGATCCGCTTTCTATTATCTTTGAAATGAGAAGATTCCTGGTAATGGAACAGTCTGCTGCTCCACAGGAACTTAACCTGATGATGACGAATGTGGAGAACAATGCTGCTCCTTGGCAGTACAACCAGGCTGACCGTCTGAATTGGGCAAATGATTAATAAATTTATCAATGTATCAATTTGAAAATTGACAATAGATTGTTACATGGATACATTTAGATTGTTACATTATTTAATTTAAAAGAAATGGATTTCAATATAAAAACAATGGCAGAATATGCTGCCGAAGGAAAAGCACCGGAAGTTTTATTTTGGGTTGGTTGTGCCGGAAGTTTCGATGACCGTGCTAAAAAAATTACAAAAGCATTTTGCAAAATATTGAATAAAATAGGAGTAGAATTTGCTGTTTTAGGACAGGAAGAAAGCTGCACCGGAGATCCTGCAAAAAGAGCTGGAAATGAATTCGTTTTCCAGATGATGGCTCTTACCAATATTGAAGTCCTGAATGCTTACGAAGTAAAGAAAATTGTAACAGCATGCCCACACTGTTTCAATACCCTTAAAAATGAATATCCAAGTCTTGGCGGACACTTTGATGTAGTTCACCACACACAATTCCTGAAGACTTTAATGGAAGAAGGAAGACTGAAGATTGAAGGCGGAGCATTTAAAGGAAAGAAAATCACTTTCCATGATCCTTGTTACCTTGGACGTGCGAATGATGAGTATGAAGCTCCAAGAATGCTGCTTGAAAAACTTGATGCAGAGCTTGTGGAAATGAAGCGTTGCAAAACAAACGGTCTTTGTTGTGGTGCCGGTGGTGCACAGATGTTTAAAGAACCTGAAAAAGGGAATAAAGACATTAATATTGAAAGAACCGAGGAGGCTTTATCTTTTGAGCCTAAGGTAATTGCAACCGGATGTCCATTCTGTAATACAATGATGACAGATGGTGTAAAACATTTCAATAAAAACACTGAAGTAGCAGTAAAAGATATCGTAGAACTTCTTGCAGAAGCAGAAGATTTGTAGATGATAAATAAAATATACATGAAAACTCAGGCTCTTGCTTGGGTTTTTATGCATTATAAACTCAAGAATATTTCTTAATTTTATACTTTAAATTGAGCAGCAATGAAAATTGAAGAATCAAACGTTGTAGAAACGAACGACTACAGAGTCATTATATACCCGGCATCAAGGCCATTTGAAACAAAAGAGGCAAAAGCCATTACAGAAAAGCTATTTGATTTTCTGGCAACTTGGGCTGCACACGGAAAACCGCTTTCATCATCTTTTAAAATTGAAAAAAATCAATTTATTATTATATGTGTAGATGAAGAGAAAGAAATGGCTTCAGGGTGTAGTATTGATGCGCTAGGAAAGATTATGAGAGAGCTTGATGAAGAATATCAGCTGGGATTATTTGACAGAATGAAAGCTAGTTTTGTAGAAAATGGTGAAGTGAAAACATTGAAACTTCTTGATTTTAAGAACAAGCTGAAAAACGGTGAATTACCAAAAGATATTCAGGTATTTGACTTTTCTAAAAATACATATCTGGACTTTTTAAGCCACTTCCTTCTTCCGTTGGAGAAAAGCTGGGCGGGAAGTTATATCAGCTAAGTATTTTTATACTACGATCAGAATAAGGGATGGCTTTTGCCATCCTTTTTTGCTTTCTAAATGAGTATTCTTTATTAAGAAGAAAACTCTTCTGAATGAATTTTTACATTGAGAATTTTTGTAGGAGCTGCTTTGTCATCAAACGGTGTGGTAGGAAACTTTCCTTTAATAAAAATGGCGCACATCGTATTCTGTGGATGATAAAGATAACCATGATTTTCTTTTCCAACTCCGTCCAGAATAGCCTGAAAGACTTCGTATCTGATTTTCAATGGATTATAAGCGTAATCATGCCATACAACGATAGAGTTTTCATGCAAAAGATTGTCAAAAACTTTCTTTGTATCATTGAGAACCATCTCATAGCTATGGTCGCCATCAATAAAGACTAAATCGTATTTTTTGCCTAAAGATGTGAAATCGAAGAATTTGGTGTTCGCTTCAAGATGATTTATTTGAGGATTCTTTTGTGAAAGGATACCATGTTGTTCGGCATATTTTACATGTAATCCCATCTCTTTCATTTCTTTTTTAGATAAGTTGATGGTGGTACAGTCCTCAGTGTATTTGGCAACATTATAGACACTTTCTCCACGCCATGTGCCAATTTCAATGTAGGAATTGACATCATTTCTCATGGAAAGGGTTTTAAGAAGTTGTAAATCTGTGATTAATGATCCTCCATCCAATATGAAACTGTCAATATCTTCAGCCACTTTATCTCCCAGAAGTTTCATATCAATCTGTGGCAAAGAAGAAATTCCTGTATATTTCTTTTTGAATTTTTTTTCTGCTTCCAATGAGCTATCCAGAACAAGGTTGATTAAGCTTGGGGTTTCAAGAATAGTTCGAAAAAAAGACAGAAATTTATTAACTTTAGCCATTAGTTTGCTGAGATGTAATTTGCATTAATAATCAAACAAAGATACAACTAAATAAAATTTTGGAAAGAAAAAAGATACTCTTCATCTCATCGTGGTTTCCTAATAAAATAGAGCCTACCAATGGTAATTTTGTGCAGCGGCACGCGGAAGCCGTTTCATTATCATGTGATGTTGAAATACTGCATGCTATTGGTAATTTTGATCAGGAAGAGCTATATGTTTATGATGATAAAATCATTAATAACATCAGAACTTTAATCATTTATTATAAAAACTCAAAAAATCCGGTTCAGAACTTTGTAAGAAGAATGAAAGCGTATTCAGAAGGGTTTACTCAATTGCGTAAACCGGATCTGATTCATGCGAATGTTTTGCATAACAATATGCTTTTTGCCGTTTATCTGAAAAGAAAATATAAAATTCCATTTGTTGTGACAGAGCATTGGACAGCCTTACAAAAACAAAATCTATCAAAAACCTCCGGTAATATTAAGCGAATAGCAAAATATATAGCTAAACATGCCGGATATATCTTACCAGTAAGCAATAACTTAAAAGATAGTTTGACACAGTTGGGAATTACCACCCCGATGAAAGTGATTTCAAATGTAGTAGATACGGAAGTCTTTACCATTGAGGCTAAAACTGAAAAATCAGATCATGTGAAATTTCTGCATGTATCAAGCTTGATTCCCCGTAAAAGACCACAAGATATTATCAGAGCAGTTCATCTATTATACCAAAACGGATATTCTGTAAGCTTGGAAATAGGAGGCGATGGTGATGCTGAGACTTTGGAGACTTTGGTGAAAAGTTTATCTGCTGAAAATTATATCAAGGTTTTTGATGCCATTAGCTATCCTGAAGTTGCAGAGAAAATGCAACATTCGGATTATTTTATTCTATTCAGTGAAAATGAAACCCAGGGTTGTGTTATTCTGGAATCTTATGCCTGTGGTAAACCTGTGATCTCAACAATGGTGGGAGGAGCGGCTGAATTTATTATTGAAGGCCTCGGAATTGGTATTGAGAAGGATAATACAGTTCAGCTTTATGATGTTTGGAGAAAATATGCAAACAGGAATATGTTTTCAAAAGTGAATCTGAGATTAGAAATTATTGTGTAGACAGATATTCCAGAAAAGCTATTACCGAACAGTTTACCGAAATCTATGATGAAGTTCTTTCTAAAAATAATGTCTCGTGAAAAGCCTGAAAGATTTTTTAAGAAACTTTTTTAGTAATAGTGGACATCATGTTTTCTTATCTTTCCTCATTGCTAAAATCTGTAGCTTTCTGGGATCCTTGCTGATCATCAGATTGTTACCCGAAAATGAATTCGGTGTTTTAAGTATTGTTCTTTCCGTGTTGACTATTTTTACACCATTTACCGGGTTTGGAAGCAGTCAGAGCTTAATGCGGTTTGGGTCAATGTCAGTAGATAAAGACGAGAAATTAAAAATTTCATCTTATTTCTTTTTCAAAGGCATTCTGTTTGAGCTGATCCTCATTGTCTTGTTTTTAGGTGTTTCCGTTTTTTACTTTGATAAGTATGAGGATATCTTCATTATCTTTATTTTTTGTGCGATAAGACTTGGCGGATTTTATTTTCTTAATCATATCCAGGGTTTTTATCGAATTACAGGGA
This is a stretch of genomic DNA from Chryseobacterium tructae. It encodes these proteins:
- a CDS encoding MlaD family protein, coding for MKFSKELKAGVIALLAVVGFVVLFQFMKGKSLFTTDNIFYAKYDNVEGLAQSSAVSINGLKVGQVDKIIPQTGKDGKISFVVKITVDNKFEFSKNSTLEIFEPGLMSGKEMRVNLVYGGITAKDGDTLKGAFKLGTLGSLSSQVGPVKDQLQVVLHRVDSLMANANLLVDAQNRAEVKALLSNLNKTVGALQTTAGNVNNLVGHNDPKLQKVLDDASLTMQSGKVTLDKYGNLAQSIDTKQLNATIANLDATVGKLNQVIGGIDKGEGSLGKLMKDDQLYNNLNSASSNLNTLIEDMKANPKRYINFSVFGKNNKD
- a CDS encoding (Fe-S)-binding protein — translated: MDFNIKTMAEYAAEGKAPEVLFWVGCAGSFDDRAKKITKAFCKILNKIGVEFAVLGQEESCTGDPAKRAGNEFVFQMMALTNIEVLNAYEVKKIVTACPHCFNTLKNEYPSLGGHFDVVHHTQFLKTLMEEGRLKIEGGAFKGKKITFHDPCYLGRANDEYEAPRMLLEKLDAELVEMKRCKTNGLCCGAGGAQMFKEPEKGNKDINIERTEEALSFEPKVIATGCPFCNTMMTDGVKHFNKNTEVAVKDIVELLAEAEDL
- a CDS encoding glycosyltransferase; this translates as MERKKILFISSWFPNKIEPTNGNFVQRHAEAVSLSCDVEILHAIGNFDQEELYVYDDKIINNIRTLIIYYKNSKNPVQNFVRRMKAYSEGFTQLRKPDLIHANVLHNNMLFAVYLKRKYKIPFVVTEHWTALQKQNLSKTSGNIKRIAKYIAKHAGYILPVSNNLKDSLTQLGITTPMKVISNVVDTEVFTIEAKTEKSDHVKFLHVSSLIPRKRPQDIIRAVHLLYQNGYSVSLEIGGDGDAETLETLVKSLSAENYIKVFDAISYPEVAEKMQHSDYFILFSENETQGCVILESYACGKPVISTMVGGAAEFIIEGLGIGIEKDNTVQLYDVWRKYANRNMFSKVNLRLEIIV
- a CDS encoding class I SAM-dependent methyltransferase, whose product is MAKVNKFLSFFRTILETPSLINLVLDSSLEAEKKFKKKYTGISSLPQIDMKLLGDKVAEDIDSFILDGGSLITDLQLLKTLSMRNDVNSYIEIGTWRGESVYNVAKYTEDCTTINLSKKEMKEMGLHVKYAEQHGILSQKNPQINHLEANTKFFDFTSLGKKYDLVFIDGDHSYEMVLNDTKKVFDNLLHENSIVVWHDYAYNPLKIRYEVFQAILDGVGKENHGYLYHPQNTMCAIFIKGKFPTTPFDDKAAPTKILNVKIHSEEFSS